Within the Enterococcus hirae ATCC 9790 genome, the region TAGTTGAATAAGCTCTTCATAAATAGGACCTTTTTGATCATTCACAAGAGCACTTCCACCAGGATGAAAGTTAGTTCCTTTTGCGTTAGGCATTGGACCTATGAAATCAATGCTGACTTTTTTTTCACTTTTTTTAAGAAGTCCATCCCAAGACGTATTCAATATATCTAGAGCAGAAGATACCTCTAAAGCATTAGTTTTCGCATTCAATGTCTTTGGGGCTGGAATAATTTTTTCATTGTAGTATCTAACTGCTTCTGTTGCATCACCTACAGAACTAGTCAGACTAGTATTGTCTCCCAACATTTTTTTTAATTGAGGAAGTACATTTTTATTGTATTCTCCCACACTAATTGTTCCATCTCTAACTTTAGATAAGATATCTATGTTATCACCTAACATACGTTTCACTGGATCGGGTAGTTTTTTCCATGCATTCCATGATTCTTCTGAAGCGAAAACTTTTGCAAGCAGATCACTATTATCTGCAAGTATTCGTTTTTGAAGATCTGGTAGCTGATTCCATTTATCCAAAGTTTCTTTTGATGTCAAAATTTTTGTTAGAAAATCAATATTATTTGCAAGAAGCTCCTTTTCTGAATTAGGAATCTCGTTCCACCGCTTCAAACTTTCTTCAGACGAGAAAATTTTATTTAAAAAATCGGTATTTTTTGCAAATAAACCCTTGATGTCTACTGGTGTCTCATTCCAAATTTTCAGTTTTTTTTCTGATTTAGAGAGAGTTTGTAAAAAATCATAGTTTTTAGCATTTAATTTTTTTATTTCAGGCTGGTAAGCATTCCACAATCCCAAATTAAATAGTGTTTCTGCCATTACTTCAGGAGTATTTGAATATAAAACTGCCTTTTTTTGTTCAAAATTAAGTTCATCCCATTTACCAGATGATTCCAATGCTTTATATACATTTACACTAAATTCATCTTGAAGGACTGCTTCTTTATCTTCCCAAGCCATTCCTCGCCACAAATCATTAGCAATTGCTGCTTCACCAATCATTTTTTTGGCATTACTATCTATATTTGCATCATGCAAAACCATTTTCAGGTTATTCCATGTAGTAATGTTTTTAGAAGCTTCTTTAATTATTTCTGGAGCATTTGTTTTTACATTGCCCTCTTTATCAAGCAGCTCTAAAGAATTCCATTCCTTTGCTCCATCCGTTCCTTCTTTAGCTACCCATTTTAATGTATCGGCATTTTTCTTAGCATTTTCCGCTAACTTATCAGCCATATAGCCAGCATTATCTAACAATTTTTGATTATCCTCAATAAGATATTGATTTGCTCCTACCGCATTTTCGATTAGCTCCCCTGTTGCCAAGTGGATTTTATCCGCTAACTCAGGATATTTTTGTACAATAGCTGCAATCTGACTGTCAAATCCCTCAGTTGTTGCATCATTAATTTTATCCCATTCAGCAAGATATTTTTGAGCGAACTCACCGTCTAGATTATATCCCCATTCTTTCAGCCATTCTTCCTGTTCTTTTCTCATTTGGGCTGCATGCTTTTGAGAAGCGTATCTTTGTTCTCCTAAAGATTTAAGCCAGGTTTCTGCTTGTTCTTTACTAGCTTTAGATATATCACCAGTCATAGAATTTAATATAGCCTTACGTTGTTCAGCAGATATATCTAATGTATTAACATATTGTTCAGCTGTATTTTTTGAGAGATCACTAATCATCTGAGCTTCTGCGACGCTTATATCACGGTGTTCTCTTGATGCCTTCTCTCTTATTTCTTTAATGCGCTCATTATTTTCTTTGATTTTTTCCAGAGCTGACTGGTTCATTGCTTTCTCATTTTCAACAATTTCTTTCATTGAATCAGTAACAGTTCCAGGCAAATTTTTTAGTAAATTATCTAATCCTTCAACTTTTTTAGTTAAACTAGATTCAATAGTAGCACCAATAATTTCAAAATTTTTGGCTATAGGTCCAGTATTTTGATTGAATCCTTGAACCATTAGACCAAATTGCCCTGAAGCTTCATTTGTTTTTACTTTTACAGTATCTAACGTACCATCAACTTCTCTTCCTACATCAACGCCCCATTGTTTTACACGTTGAGAAGAGTTCCATGCTTCTTCTCCAAATCCTTTCCAAGCAGCGTACCCTAGAGCTAGAGTTCCTCCAACACCAACAATTCCAAGAAGAATTGGATTCAATCCTCCAAGTGCTGCTGTCATTGCTCCAATACCACTAGAACCTGCCGCTGAACTAGTAGCACTACCAAGAACAGTTGCTTTACCTGCAGTTTCTCCTAAGTTTTTAGCTAAATTGCCCAAACTAGCACTTCCATTAATAGAAACAGTGCTAAGAGAATTTAAACCTTTTTCAGCTGCTTTCATTGCTGAACGTTTATTTAATTTTGCGTTTAAATCAACGAATGCTTGCCCAAAAGTTGAAATTTTAGAAGCTCCTGATCCAGCAATTTTTAGAACTGGACCTACAGCTGCAGTCCACGCAATGAGTTTTACAATAGACTTTTGAACTTCAGGACTGGTATTTGAGAATGCTTTTGCAGCTGTACTTAATGTTTCAAGTAATGGTTTTGAAGCTTTTAGAGCATCTCTTAAAGCGTCTACGAATGGTCCACCCATATCGATAGCCATATCAACAACTTCATTCTTCAAGGCCTTCACTTTTGATTCAGTAGTCTCATAACGTTTGTTCGCTTCATCTGTTAAAGCAGTGTTTTTTTCCCAAGCTTTAGTTCCTCGTTTTATTGCACCTTCAAAAACACCACTTGCGTTAGCTGCACGTAATAAACTATCACGTAAACGTACTTCTTTTATCTCCATATCATTTAATACTTTAATAGCAGAAGTCCCATGCTTTTCGGCATTACCAAGCCCTTTTATGAATTCAATAATCGCTTGAGAAGGATTGCTCTTGAATAATTCAGCAAATTCATCTGATGTTCTACCTGTTACATCTGCAAAAGATGACAGACTTCCTGCTGATTTTTCAGTTTCTTCATACATTTTCTTTAAATCAGATGAAGTAAGTCCCATTTGTTTTGATACTGCTTTTAACGATTTTCCTCCATCTCTCACAGCATTTACTAAATTAACCCACGGAACACCTTGTTTTTCTGCCATATTTTTCAGCTGATTAAAAGCTCCAACACCATTTTCAACTGCTAATTGCATTTGTATCATTACTTTAGAAAAAGCAGTTCCTCCAGCTTCAGCTTCAATACCTACAGAAGACAATGCCGCTGCAAAACTCATGATTTCAGCTTGACTCATTCCAACCTGTTTCCCTGCACCAGCCAAACGGAGTCCCATTTCTGTGATTTCTGACTCAGTAGTTGCTAGATTATTCCCAAGATCAACAACCACAGCACCTAGTCGCTCAAAATCTTTTTGAGACATTTGTGTGATATTTGCAAATCTAGCAAAAGACGTCGCTGCAGTTTCTGCAGACATATTGGTAGATTCTCCTAAATCAATCATTGTTTTTGTAAAACTTACAACGTTGTCAGTTTGAATCCCTAATTGACCAGCTGCTTCTGCAACTCCTGCAATTTCCTCATGACTTGCTGGTAATTCTTTCGCCAAATCTCTAAGCCCTTTTTCCAAATCACTATAGGAGTAAACTACATTACCATTGGAATCTACAATTTCGTCATTTGTTTTCTTTACCCCGGCAAATGCACTTTCCCATTTGACTGCCGCAGTTGTAACTGCAGTAACGGCTCCGGCAATCGGAATAGTCACGCCATGTGTTAAGGAAGTGCCGATATTCTGTGCTGAATTTCCAGCTTTTTGCAGAACATCAGATGTCTTATTAATTACTCCAGTTATTCCTGTTGTTTTTGTTTGTAATTCTGCATATGCACCAATTGTTTGTTTAATCTGTGCTTCATAACTCGCTTGTCTAGCTGTTGCTTGATTTAATTGATTCGCATATTTGATAGTAGCTGATGTTGCTTTTCCATTTTCATCATAACTTTTTTTATATTTATCAGTTAATATTTCTATTTGCTTTTGATTAGCTTGTAGTACATTACCTAAGCCAGTATATTTTGCTTGCAATACGCCTAATTTATTTCCAGAAGCATCCATAACTTGCATTTGCGCCTTCATTGCTTTCATCTGGTAATTAACAGCATTTCTAGCACCAGTTAGTCCCCTAGTTAATTTAGAACTATTCAAGTTAAGATTGATAATTATATTACCGATTGGTTTTCCAGTAGTCATAGTTATCCTCCTTCCTATAATGATTTCAAGAAATCTTTCAAGTCCATTTCTTTCGGTTTTTCTTTGGCTTTTTCAGAACATACAATTTGAATCAAACGATTGAAATTAGTATTTTCAATATCATTTATCGACCATCCAGACTGAACCAATTGCCTAAACAAATTCAATAAATCATTCTTTGCTTCTGTAGGACTTACTTTTTTTCATCCGTTTCTGATAAAGGATCGATTCCTAAAATATCTAAAATAGGTTGGTTCAAAGCACTAAAAGCTTCATCATTTGTCAAACCTTGTAAAATCGACTCGCGAGTAACTTCGTCACTGTTAAATAAAGAAATGTTAAATTCAACAAGTTCGTTAAATTGTTTAACTGCCGTAGTATTTTCTGCATACATACGTTCCTGACATTCTAAAGCATCTAACACATCTCCAGCAGTTAAATTATTTTTTTCATGAACAACTTTTTTTCCATCTTTATCTTTTAAAACTAATTGAGTCTTATTTTTGATTGCCATTTTTTTCTCTCCTTCATTAATTCAATCTAAAAAACAAAAAGAGAACTAAAAAACTAGTCCTCTTTTTGCACATTATTCACTAAATTTAATAGATCACTTTTTAATGTAATGTCATTAAAACTAATATTATTTTCCGTTAGCCATGACTTAATTTCAGCAACCGTATTTTTTTCATTTGGTTTATCTTCTTTTTCAGCCCCGTCTATCTCCCTACTTTTCAAAGAAACATCAGGGCTTACTACTCCCCCGCTGGAAATGTTAATGCCTTAAGAGCTTTAATTGATTCTTGGTCAGATCCAATGTATTTACCTACCGTTTGACCTTTAGCATCCCCTTCTGCATCGTTTGCAATTGCAGAAAATACATATTCTTCTGCTTCTGGTTCAAAAGCTTCATTTGTTAATGTATTTAACTTCATAGATTCACGACTAAATCTCCCTTTAAATGCTGCCAGTAAAGCAGTTTCTCCACTTAAATCAGAAGATTCTAATAGTACTGCACAATATGGTGGTTCAGTATCTTCTCCAATAAAACTAATTTTTTGTTCGTTAACCTTATAGCCCAAAATCTTATCATTGACATCTTCCGGTAAATCTAACAAACCAAAATTAATACTTACATCCCCAGTTCCTTTTTGAGAAACGTAATAGGTAATATCAGAACCATGTACTTTAGTTGATTCTTTTGCTAATCCTGTAATTTCAGCTGAAACTGTCGCACCTTTATCTTGTTTCCCCTCAATTACGAACTGATTTTTTTCCGGAATTTTTCCGGTTTCGTCAAATACTCCAATAGTTAATCTTTTAAATCCTACAAATGACATAATTTTTCCTCCTAAAATCTAATAAAAAAAAGACACAAAAATTTGCGCCTTAGTTCTCTAATATTTTGTATCATAAATTTTGGTGTTTCCTCGATATCTTCTGGCATCTACAAACCTATTTGTTTCTGCAAAATATTCATCAAGTCCTTGGCCACTTATTTGGCCAAATCCTATTTTTTTAATTCATTTTTTATTTCATATTGAATTTGTTTACATGTGATTCGATATGCAGACTCTACATCTATTTGAATTAAATATTCAACAGATAATTCTTTGTCGCTTCCATGATAAGCCT harbors:
- a CDS encoding phage tail tape measure protein → MTTGKPIGNIIINLNLNSSKLTRGLTGARNAVNYQMKAMKAQMQVMDASGNKLGVLQAKYTGLGNVLQANQKQIEILTDKYKKSYDENGKATSATIKYANQLNQATARQASYEAQIKQTIGAYAELQTKTTGITGVINKTSDVLQKAGNSAQNIGTSLTHGVTIPIAGAVTAVTTAAVKWESAFAGVKKTNDEIVDSNGNVVYSYSDLEKGLRDLAKELPASHEEIAGVAEAAGQLGIQTDNVVSFTKTMIDLGESTNMSAETAATSFARFANITQMSQKDFERLGAVVVDLGNNLATTESEITEMGLRLAGAGKQVGMSQAEIMSFAAALSSVGIEAEAGGTAFSKVMIQMQLAVENGVGAFNQLKNMAEKQGVPWVNLVNAVRDGGKSLKAVSKQMGLTSSDLKKMYEETEKSAGSLSSFADVTGRTSDEFAELFKSNPSQAIIEFIKGLGNAEKHGTSAIKVLNDMEIKEVRLRDSLLRAANASGVFEGAIKRGTKAWEKNTALTDEANKRYETTESKVKALKNEVVDMAIDMGGPFVDALRDALKASKPLLETLSTAAKAFSNTSPEVQKSIVKLIAWTAAVGPVLKIAGSGASKISTFGQAFVDLNAKLNKRSAMKAAEKGLNSLSTVSINGSASLGNLAKNLGETAGKATVLGSATSSAAGSSGIGAMTAALGGLNPILLGIVGVGGTLALGYAAWKGFGEEAWNSSQRVKQWGVDVGREVDGTLDTVKVKTNEASGQFGLMVQGFNQNTGPIAKNFEIIGATIESSLTKKVEGLDNLLKNLPGTVTDSMKEIVENEKAMNQSALEKIKENNERIKEIREKASREHRDISVAEAQMISDLSKNTAEQYVNTLDISAEQRKAILNSMTGDISKASKEQAETWLKSLGEQRYASQKHAAQMRKEQEEWLKEWGYNLDGEFAQKYLAEWDKINDATTEGFDSQIAAIVQKYPELADKIHLATGELIENAVGANQYLIEDNQKLLDNAGYMADKLAENAKKNADTLKWVAKEGTDGAKEWNSLELLDKEGNVKTNAPEIIKEASKNITTWNNLKMVLHDANIDSNAKKMIGEAAIANDLWRGMAWEDKEAVLQDEFSVNVYKALESSGKWDELNFEQKKAVLYSNTPEVMAETLFNLGLWNAYQPEIKKLNAKNYDFLQTLSKSEKKLKIWNETPVDIKGLFAKNTDFLNKIFSSEESLKRWNEIPNSEKELLANNIDFLTKILTSKETLDKWNQLPDLQKRILADNSDLLAKVFASEESWNAWKKLPDPVKRMLGDNIDILSKVRDGTISVGEYNKNVLPQLKKMLGDNTSLTSSVGDATEAVRYYNEKIIPAPKTLNAKTNALEVSSALDILNTSWDGLLKKSEKKVSIDFIGPMPNAKGTNFHPGGSALVNDQKGPIYEELIQLPTGQSFIPKGRNIVLDLPRGSKVLNATKTKRLIPKYADGVGNITAVSPVSNLDALILALNELVTALKAQMLNGQANSSDGALNKANIIESLLPEDIAEQSEQYSSIGVDWLNNLMNGWNSAVPQFTASETLFISNYQNALKLQNTPNYVQGVTWNKNLMNGWNSLYGVFIGRVNQLGNDSINNLRSKNGGFNAAGSFLMQSLINGINSMGSPLSSTMNSVANRMVGGIGKGVNGVISGVNYVLKEVESSKTIGNWAIPQYAKGTVGHPGGLAMINDQKGPVHEEYVQMPNGKGFIAKGRDLLVNLPKGTQVLNATLTKKLKKYINIPRYANGTNNFDLADLLDNENAVLKFLDGKVDYSNLTNLWLDMTKSGVKVMAKASNKFLQTKLSEFFTHGNFDGAVNANGVYQYLVDIAQRVMAKFPGLTVTSGYRPGDRYYHGKRQAIDLAYPGVSGDSRYTAAANYAFEKFPSKIAYVITNGRVRDRSGMSGTGASGQWTAWPDGDHFDHIHLNGLLGVGNIFKVGSSTGVERWRSVAIKALKMTGQYNSANLNALLHQMQTESNGNPKAINNWDSNAAAGIPSKGLMQVIDTTFRSYALPPYNKDIYDPLSNILASIRYTLSRYGSLLNGWRGVGYENGGWIMKDGLFRGGEGNKPEVVVPLTKKTRAIELVGEVLAFLSGKSKQIMRIGQNDNHSEELLALIKQQQQQHNEMMAILKAILGKDFIIKSSDIGKSANSYMGADLAKLRYINGGI
- the gpG gene encoding phage tail assembly chaperone G produces the protein MAIKNKTQLVLKDKDGKKVVHEKNNLTAGDVLDALECQERMYAENTTAVKQFNELVEFNISLFNSDEVTRESILQGLTNDEAFSALNQPILDILGIDPLSETDEKK
- a CDS encoding major tail protein, producing the protein MSFVGFKRLTIGVFDETGKIPEKNQFVIEGKQDKGATVSAEITGLAKESTKVHGSDITYYVSQKGTGDVSINFGLLDLPEDVNDKILGYKVNEQKISFIGEDTEPPYCAVLLESSDLSGETALLAAFKGRFSRESMKLNTLTNEAFEPEAEEYVFSAIANDAEGDAKGQTVGKYIGSDQESIKALKALTFPAGE